A genomic stretch from Streptosporangiales bacterium includes:
- a CDS encoding DNA translocase FtsK, producing MATRTSGRSRPKSGARGGSRGSASRSGSRKSTRSRTTKRPAAGRKRGATSSADPILLLFGLLWKGVAGLWYLVSGGLGRLVRMVGKGARDLEQDQRRDGLGLVFLALAVVVGVAVWWQLPGPVGTAITFVVAGGFGRLGVIVPLLLLLASWRLMRNPERNAAAGRVVIGWTALLVAILGIVHIATGLPVPQDGAAALQRSGGLVGFLAALPLVSLLSVYLAVPLLGLLGLFGFLVITGTPLREVPTRLRSIRDQIRLGRHGAQDDDAGDEDESGVDAPIPSLRRRSSRSRVGDAATDGRAGDEPFETPVVDVKPTVKPPTELKATPPPEPIPLPSTAEQLVLKGDYALPPNNLLAPGTTPKARTKANDVVVAALTEVFEQFEVDAQVTGFTRGPTVTRYVVELGPAVKVERVTALSRNISLAVKSAEVRILSPIPGKSAIGIEIPNTDKENVSLGDVLRSTAATGDHHPLLVGLGKDVEGGYVVANLAKMPHVLIAGATGSGKSSCINALITSILLRATPDEVRMVLVDPKRVELTSYNGVPHLITPIITNPKKAAEALQWVVKEMDLRYDDLAASGFRHVDDYNKAIRAGKLKPELGSDKEYKPYPYLIVVVDELADLMMVAPRDVEDSIVRITQLARAAGIHLVLATQRPSVDVVTGLIKANVPSRLAFATSSLADSRVVLDQPGAEKLIGQGDGLFLPMGANKSMRIQGAWVSESEIRSVVSHTKEQADPSYRDDVTAVQSKKKELDDDIGDDLDLVCQAAELIVTTQFGSTSMLQRKLRVGFAKAGRLMDILESRGVVGASEGSKARDVIVKPDDLPQALAALRGEDPPLLDDTDVGAELDESDDDAEYPDEREA from the coding sequence ATGGCGACCCGTACGTCCGGCAGGTCGAGGCCCAAGAGCGGAGCGCGTGGCGGCTCGCGCGGCTCGGCCTCCCGGTCGGGCTCGCGGAAGTCGACGCGGTCGCGCACGACCAAGCGTCCCGCGGCCGGGAGGAAGCGCGGCGCGACGAGCTCCGCCGACCCGATTCTGCTGCTCTTCGGCCTGCTCTGGAAGGGCGTGGCCGGCCTGTGGTACCTCGTCAGTGGAGGGCTCGGCAGGCTCGTTCGGATGGTCGGCAAGGGTGCGCGCGACCTGGAGCAGGACCAGCGCCGCGACGGCCTCGGGCTGGTGTTCCTCGCGCTGGCGGTCGTCGTCGGCGTCGCCGTCTGGTGGCAGCTGCCCGGTCCGGTCGGCACCGCGATCACCTTCGTCGTCGCGGGCGGGTTCGGTCGTCTCGGGGTGATCGTCCCGCTCCTGCTGCTGCTCGCCTCCTGGCGGCTGATGCGCAACCCGGAGCGCAACGCCGCGGCGGGGCGCGTCGTCATCGGCTGGACCGCGCTGCTCGTGGCGATCCTCGGCATCGTGCACATCGCGACCGGGCTCCCCGTGCCGCAGGACGGCGCCGCGGCGCTGCAGCGGTCGGGTGGTCTCGTCGGGTTCCTCGCGGCGCTGCCGCTCGTCTCGCTGCTCTCGGTCTACCTGGCGGTGCCGCTGCTCGGGCTGCTCGGTCTCTTCGGGTTCCTCGTCATCACCGGCACCCCGTTGCGCGAGGTGCCCACACGGCTGCGTTCGATCCGTGACCAGATCCGCCTGGGCAGGCATGGCGCGCAGGACGACGACGCGGGCGACGAGGACGAGTCGGGGGTCGACGCGCCGATCCCGTCCCTGCGCAGGCGGTCGTCGCGCAGTCGTGTCGGCGACGCCGCCACCGACGGGCGCGCGGGCGACGAGCCGTTCGAGACTCCCGTCGTCGACGTCAAGCCCACGGTCAAGCCGCCGACGGAGCTCAAGGCCACCCCACCGCCCGAGCCGATCCCGCTGCCGTCGACGGCCGAGCAGCTCGTGCTCAAGGGCGACTACGCGCTGCCGCCGAACAACCTGCTGGCGCCGGGCACCACTCCCAAGGCGAGGACGAAGGCCAACGACGTCGTCGTCGCCGCGCTGACCGAGGTGTTCGAGCAGTTCGAGGTCGACGCGCAGGTGACGGGGTTCACCCGCGGCCCGACGGTGACGCGCTACGTGGTCGAGCTCGGTCCGGCTGTCAAGGTCGAACGCGTCACGGCGCTGTCGCGCAACATCTCGCTCGCGGTCAAGAGCGCCGAGGTGCGGATCCTGTCACCGATCCCCGGCAAGTCGGCGATCGGCATCGAGATCCCCAACACCGACAAGGAGAACGTCAGCCTCGGCGACGTCCTCCGCTCGACGGCCGCGACCGGCGACCACCACCCGCTGCTCGTCGGGCTCGGCAAGGACGTCGAGGGCGGCTACGTCGTCGCGAACCTCGCGAAGATGCCGCACGTCCTCATCGCGGGTGCGACCGGGTCGGGCAAGTCGAGCTGCATCAACGCACTGATCACCTCGATCCTCCTGCGGGCGACGCCCGACGAGGTGCGCATGGTGCTGGTCGACCCGAAGCGCGTCGAGCTGACGTCGTACAACGGCGTGCCGCACCTCATCACGCCGATCATCACCAACCCGAAGAAGGCCGCCGAGGCGCTGCAGTGGGTCGTCAAGGAGATGGACCTGCGCTACGACGACCTGGCGGCGAGCGGCTTCCGGCACGTCGACGACTACAACAAGGCGATCCGCGCGGGCAAGCTCAAGCCGGAGCTCGGCAGCGACAAGGAGTACAAGCCGTACCCGTACCTCATCGTCGTGGTCGACGAGCTCGCCGACCTGATGATGGTGGCCCCGCGCGACGTCGAGGACTCCATCGTCCGCATCACCCAGCTGGCGCGAGCGGCGGGCATCCACCTGGTACTGGCGACCCAGCGGCCGAGCGTCGACGTCGTCACCGGCCTGATCAAGGCGAACGTCCCCTCGCGCCTGGCGTTCGCGACCTCGTCCCTCGCCGACAGCCGCGTCGTCCTCGACCAGCCGGGCGCGGAGAAGCTGATCGGCCAGGGCGACGGCCTGTTCCTGCCGATGGGTGCGAACAAGTCGATGCGTATCCAGGGCGCGTGGGTCTCCGAGTCCGAGATCCGCAGCGTCGTCTCCCACACCAAGGAACAGGCCGACCCGAGCTACCGCGACGACGTCACCGCCGTCCAGTCGAAGAAGAAGGAGCTCGACGACGACATCGGCGACGACCTCGACCTCGTCTGCCAGGCCGCCGAGCTGATCGTCACCACGCAGTTCGGCTCGACGTCGATGCTCCAGCGCAAGCTCCGCGTCGGCTTCGCCAAGGCCGGCCGCCTGATGGACATCCTCGAGAGCAGGGGAGTCGTCGGCGCCAGCGAGGGCTCCAAGGCCCGTGACGTCATCGTCAAGCCGGACGACCTCCCCCAGGCGCTCGCGGCCCTGCGCGGTGAGGACCCCCCGCTGCTGGACGACACCGACGTCGGTGCGGAGCTCGACGAGTCGGACGACGACGCCGAGTACCCGGACGAGCGCGAAGCCTGA
- a CDS encoding helix-turn-helix domain-containing protein, whose amino-acid sequence MTRATDLATAAGNQDPRVGLRAVAALRRLLEQLEAIQVDNARAHGWSWQAVAEALGVTRQAVHKKHGRR is encoded by the coding sequence ATGACGAGAGCGACGGACCTGGCCACCGCCGCGGGGAATCAGGACCCGCGGGTGGGGCTGCGGGCGGTCGCGGCCCTGCGCCGTCTGCTCGAACAGCTCGAGGCGATCCAGGTCGACAACGCGCGGGCGCACGGCTGGTCGTGGCAGGCGGTCGCCGAGGCGCTCGGCGTCACCCGCCAGGCCGTCCACAAGAAGCACGGAAGGCGCTGA
- a CDS encoding peptidase encodes MFERFTQASREAVIAAQRFASQTLSREVREEHLMLGLLDGDDATSALVLDEIGVTAQARAALVDDLMNLSRRAGIGTADAEALRDIGIDVDEVLGRMEELTDPPTPGIHPARRGPFGRRKMRKEPGRRHVPFSTGTKRTLERTLREALDLRDNHIDTEHMLLALLSRGGVVAEALGEHGVTYVEVRRAIATRNPSG; translated from the coding sequence ATGTTCGAGCGTTTCACGCAGGCAAGCCGCGAGGCGGTCATCGCCGCCCAACGCTTCGCGTCGCAGACCCTGTCGCGCGAGGTGCGCGAGGAGCACCTGATGCTCGGCCTGCTCGACGGTGACGACGCGACGTCCGCACTCGTGCTCGACGAGATCGGTGTGACGGCGCAGGCCCGCGCCGCGCTGGTCGACGACCTCATGAACCTCAGCCGCCGCGCGGGCATCGGCACCGCGGACGCCGAGGCCCTGCGCGACATCGGCATCGACGTCGACGAGGTGCTCGGCCGGATGGAGGAGCTCACCGATCCGCCTACCCCCGGGATCCACCCCGCACGCCGCGGCCCGTTCGGCCGGCGGAAGATGCGCAAGGAGCCCGGTCGGCGGCACGTACCGTTCTCCACCGGAACCAAGCGCACCCTCGAACGCACCCTGCGGGAGGCTCTCGACCTGCGCGACAACCACATCGACACCGAGCACATGCTGCTCGCCCTGCTGTCACGCGGCGGTGTCGTCGCCGAGGCACTGGGCGAGCACGGGGTGACGTACGTCGAGGTGCGCCGGGCCATCGCCACCAGAAACCCTTCCGGATAG
- a CDS encoding acyl-CoA desaturase produces MTIEAALAPPTTNSGSTFPPLRRRMQESGLLERRYGYYAGMIGVNLLCIGAIAAAMVVIGPSWWQLLLALPAAIFTGRTAFVGHDSGHQQIARSHRVNKLIGLIHGNMLMGMSYGWWNNKHNRHHANPNHGEKDPDVQSGALVWSKEQAGERLGGGAMNWLARHQAYLFFPMLLLEGFNLKVSSIRAMRDRSPSERIVEGTLLAVHLAGYVTFLLLVMSPLQALVFALVHNMLFGLHLGMAFAPNHKGMPAPQPGQRWDHLHRQVLTSRNVRGGVLTDWFLGGLNYQIEHHLFPSMPRANLGKAVPIVRDYCKEIGVPYVDASIVGSYREALRHLHEVGEPLRLDL; encoded by the coding sequence ATGACGATCGAGGCCGCGCTCGCTCCGCCGACGACGAACTCCGGGAGCACCTTCCCCCCACTGCGACGCCGAATGCAGGAGAGCGGCCTGCTCGAACGCCGCTACGGTTACTACGCCGGCATGATCGGGGTGAACCTGCTCTGCATCGGCGCCATCGCCGCGGCGATGGTGGTCATCGGCCCCTCGTGGTGGCAGCTACTGCTCGCGCTCCCCGCCGCGATCTTCACGGGGCGGACGGCGTTCGTCGGTCATGACTCGGGGCACCAGCAGATCGCCCGCAGCCACCGGGTGAACAAGCTGATCGGCCTGATCCACGGGAACATGCTCATGGGCATGAGCTACGGCTGGTGGAACAACAAGCACAACCGCCACCACGCCAACCCCAACCACGGCGAGAAGGACCCGGACGTGCAGTCCGGCGCGCTGGTCTGGAGCAAGGAGCAGGCCGGCGAGCGACTCGGTGGCGGGGCGATGAACTGGCTGGCCAGGCACCAGGCGTACCTGTTCTTCCCGATGCTCCTGCTCGAAGGCTTCAACCTCAAGGTCTCCAGCATCCGCGCCATGCGCGACCGGTCGCCGAGCGAGCGGATCGTCGAGGGCACCCTCCTCGCCGTCCACCTCGCCGGCTACGTGACGTTCCTCCTGCTGGTGATGTCGCCGCTGCAGGCGCTCGTGTTCGCCCTCGTCCACAACATGCTCTTCGGCCTCCACCTCGGCATGGCCTTCGCGCCCAACCACAAGGGGATGCCGGCACCGCAGCCCGGCCAGCGCTGGGACCACCTGCACCGCCAGGTGCTCACCTCACGCAACGTGCGCGGCGGCGTGCTGACCGACTGGTTCCTCGGCGGCCTGAACTACCAGATCGAGCACCACCTCTTCCCGAGCATGCCGCGCGCCAACCTGGGCAAGGCCGTGCCGATCGTCCGCGATTACTGCAAGGAGATCGGCGTGCCGTACGTCGACGCCAGCATCGTCGGCTCGTACCGCGAGGCCCTGCGCCATCTGCACGAGGTGGGCGAGCCGCTCCGCCTCGACCTCTGA
- a CDS encoding LLM class flavin-dependent oxidoreductase: protein MTVEMGVILPTSTPDPEHPILGDVRASARFAEDAGLDSVWTTDHLVASAPMPESTVVLATAAAVTDRITVGFNVMLLALRPVAWAAKQISALQYVSGDRLALGVGTGNPAHGDIGWRAAGVSYEDRGRLTDEALRVLPTLVTGQRAVLADGTEVALAPGSAMPPVLVAGNGKRALRRTAEFGESWISLGLSPDEVRAGVAQLDELATGYGRPAAKATIVAPALDADPKAAAAQVHAYAEAGAERVILAPTGPDWERDYEFAAKVRTAL, encoded by the coding sequence ATGACCGTCGAGATGGGCGTGATCCTGCCGACCTCCACTCCCGATCCCGAGCACCCGATCCTCGGTGACGTGCGCGCGAGCGCACGGTTCGCCGAGGACGCGGGCCTCGACTCGGTCTGGACCACCGACCACCTCGTCGCCAGTGCCCCGATGCCGGAGAGCACGGTGGTGCTCGCCACGGCGGCCGCGGTCACCGACCGGATCACCGTCGGCTTCAACGTGATGCTCCTTGCGCTCCGGCCCGTCGCCTGGGCGGCGAAGCAGATCAGCGCCCTGCAGTACGTGTCGGGCGACCGGCTCGCGCTCGGCGTCGGGACCGGCAACCCCGCACACGGCGACATCGGCTGGCGCGCAGCGGGAGTGTCGTACGAGGATCGCGGCCGGCTCACGGATGAGGCGCTGCGAGTGCTGCCCACTCTCGTCACCGGTCAGCGGGCCGTCCTCGCGGACGGTACGGAGGTCGCGCTGGCGCCCGGCTCGGCCATGCCTCCCGTGCTGGTGGCAGGCAATGGGAAGCGGGCGCTGCGCCGGACCGCCGAGTTCGGGGAGAGCTGGATCTCGCTCGGGCTCTCGCCCGACGAGGTCCGCGCAGGCGTCGCGCAGCTCGATGAGCTCGCCACGGGGTACGGTCGCCCGGCCGCGAAGGCGACGATCGTCGCACCGGCGCTCGACGCCGACCCGAAGGCGGCCGCCGCACAGGTCCACGCGTACGCCGAAGCCGGTGCCGAACGGGTGATCCTCGCGCCGACCGGTCCGGACTGGGAACGCGACTACGAGTTCGCCGCGAAGGTACGCACAGCCCTCTGA
- a CDS encoding DUF72 domain-containing protein has protein sequence MTGVVKVGTASWTDKTLLASGWYPDDATTPEARLKYYAEQFPLVEVDSTYYSPPSENVARSWVDRTPPGFTFNVKAFSLLTQHPTKPRALYKDLRPDTTKNVYLKDFDDDTVEQVWERFLSALQPLHDAGKLGALLFQFPQWFPIGRRNKEYILRCRERADPFPICVEFRNKTWLSDDNERETLDFLEKYALPYVCVDMPQGHASSVPPVVAATADLAVVRFHGHSDKWTSRDIYDRFGYLYGDDEVRAWAPRVEELAEQAGEVHSLWNNCYSDYAQRNARQLADLLQEYEPD, from the coding sequence TGGACGGACAAGACTCTGCTCGCGTCCGGCTGGTATCCCGACGACGCCACCACCCCCGAGGCGCGCCTGAAGTACTACGCCGAGCAGTTCCCGCTCGTCGAGGTCGACTCCACGTACTACTCGCCGCCGAGCGAGAACGTCGCGCGCTCGTGGGTCGACCGCACTCCACCGGGGTTCACGTTCAACGTCAAGGCGTTCTCGCTGCTGACCCAGCACCCGACAAAGCCGCGCGCGCTCTACAAGGACCTCCGCCCCGACACCACGAAGAACGTCTACCTCAAGGACTTCGACGACGACACGGTCGAGCAGGTGTGGGAGCGCTTCCTGAGCGCGCTCCAGCCGTTGCACGACGCGGGCAAGCTCGGGGCGCTGCTGTTCCAGTTCCCGCAGTGGTTCCCGATCGGCCGGCGCAACAAGGAGTACATCCTGCGCTGCCGCGAGCGCGCCGACCCTTTCCCGATCTGCGTCGAGTTCCGCAACAAGACCTGGCTGAGCGACGACAACGAGCGCGAGACCCTCGACTTCCTCGAGAAGTACGCGCTGCCGTACGTCTGCGTCGACATGCCGCAGGGGCACGCGAGCTCCGTGCCGCCGGTCGTCGCTGCGACCGCCGACCTCGCCGTGGTCAGGTTCCACGGGCACAGCGACAAGTGGACCAGCCGCGACATCTACGACCGGTTCGGCTACCTCTACGGCGACGACGAGGTCCGCGCCTGGGCGCCCCGCGTCGAGGAGCTCGCCGAGCAGGCCGGCGAGGTGCACTCGCTGTGGAACAACTGCTACAGCGACTACGCCCAGCGCAACGCGCGGCAGCTCGCCGACCTGTTGCAGGAGTACGAACCCGACTGA